A stretch of Calditrichota bacterium DNA encodes these proteins:
- a CDS encoding DUF47 domain-containing protein — MRLDKIIQTIMPHDEHFYALFNDAARNIQAASALLTQLPAASPEARVTIVQQINDLEHAGDSVTHTIFNELSRTFVTPFDPEDIHLLASALDDILDNIDGASRRFALYKIGVCPSGVGELAGTLDQAARELAQGIALLKGFKQPDRLREIIRKVNEYENEADVIFARSVADLFENEMDPIAVIKMKEVLVMLETATDKCEDVADVLDTIMLKHA, encoded by the coding sequence GTGCGACTCGACAAGATCATCCAGACGATTATGCCCCATGACGAGCATTTCTATGCTCTCTTCAACGACGCCGCCCGCAATATTCAGGCTGCCTCGGCGCTGCTGACGCAACTGCCGGCGGCATCGCCCGAAGCCCGGGTGACAATCGTTCAGCAGATCAACGACTTAGAACATGCAGGCGACAGTGTTACGCACACCATATTCAATGAACTGAGCCGCACCTTCGTAACGCCGTTCGACCCCGAAGACATTCACCTGTTGGCATCCGCGCTCGATGACATCCTCGATAACATCGACGGCGCTTCCCGAAGATTCGCTCTCTACAAGATCGGCGTCTGTCCGTCGGGGGTAGGTGAATTGGCTGGGACGCTCGATCAAGCGGCTCGTGAGTTAGCCCAGGGAATCGCTTTACTCAAGGGCTTCAAGCAACCCGACCGGCTGCGGGAGATCATCCGCAAGGTGAACGAATACGAAAACGAAGCCGACGTCATCTTTGCGCGGTCGGTAGCGGATCTGTTTGAAAATGAGATGGATCCTATCGCGGTTATCAAGATGAAGGAGGTGCTGGTGATGCTCGAGACGGCGACCGACAAGTGTGAGGACGTTGCCGACGTGCTCGATACCATAATGCTTAAGCATGCCTGA
- a CDS encoding inorganic phosphate transporter translates to MLTLVVTIILIALIFDFLNGFHDSANSIATIVSTRVLTPRVAVIWAAFFNLVAAFLFDVHVAKTVGKGMVALDAVDEWVIMAGLVGAITWNLLTWYYGIPSSSSHALMGGYAGAAVMKAGFGAIVASGWIKTLTFIVIAPVLGMTIGFILMVSVIWIFRHRNATTVNKGFRSFQLVSAAAYSLGHGTNDAQKTMGIITGLLVTAGILDTFDVPYWVILISHFAIALGTLFGGWRIVKTMGQRITKLKPSMGFCAETAGAVTLLITAFGGIAVSTTHTISGAIMGVGATKRASAVRWGLAGNIVIAWILTIPASAAVGAVTYALVNGIHQLIGQ, encoded by the coding sequence GTGTTGACACTGGTCGTTACGATCATTTTGATCGCGCTGATCTTCGACTTTCTGAACGGGTTTCACGATTCGGCCAATTCGATCGCGACGATCGTCTCGACGCGGGTGCTGACGCCTCGGGTGGCGGTGATATGGGCGGCGTTCTTCAATCTGGTGGCGGCGTTTCTCTTCGATGTCCACGTCGCCAAAACGGTCGGCAAAGGTATGGTGGCGCTCGATGCGGTCGATGAGTGGGTGATCATGGCCGGGCTGGTCGGCGCGATCACTTGGAATCTCCTGACCTGGTATTACGGCATACCGTCGTCGTCGTCGCATGCCTTGATGGGAGGTTATGCCGGAGCCGCGGTGATGAAGGCGGGGTTTGGGGCAATCGTTGCTTCAGGCTGGATAAAGACGCTCACCTTTATCGTCATTGCGCCGGTGTTGGGGATGACCATCGGATTCATCCTGATGGTGAGCGTGATCTGGATCTTTCGCCACCGCAATGCAACGACCGTCAACAAGGGTTTTCGAAGTTTCCAACTGGTCTCGGCTGCGGCTTACAGCCTTGGTCACGGCACCAATGACGCTCAAAAGACGATGGGGATCATCACCGGATTACTCGTTACGGCAGGCATTCTGGACACCTTCGACGTTCCCTATTGGGTAATCCTGATCTCGCACTTTGCCATCGCATTGGGGACGCTCTTCGGCGGCTGGCGGATCGTGAAGACGATGGGGCAGAGGATCACCAAACTGAAGCCATCGATGGGGTTCTGCGCCGAAACAGCCGGTGCGGTGACGTTGCTTATCACAGCATTCGGGGGGATTGCGGTGAGCACGACGCACACGATCAGCGGGGCGATCATGGGAGTGGGGGCGACGAAACGGGCGTCGGCGGTGCGGTGGGGGCTGGCCGGGAACATCGTAATCGCCTGGATCCTGACGATCCCGGCATCGGCCGCGGTGGGTGCGGTTACCTATGCCCTGGTGAACGGGATTCACCAACTTATTGGACAGTAA